One genomic window of Chloroflexota bacterium includes the following:
- a CDS encoding sigma-70 family RNA polymerase sigma factor encodes MPDEAALLEKLRRGDAAAYRELVDAYSPRVYRLALGMLGDPAEAEDVLQETFLSVYRNIGGFRGDSGLGTWIYRIAANASLMRLRRHREIASLDEPMDGGVEPKIEPSGGLSLSDPEEAALSAEVRQVMAQAIAALPEALRIVFLMRDVEDMPAAEVAEALGLSVAAVKSRLHRARMFLRDRLHPYLVAGEGMT; translated from the coding sequence GTGCCCGACGAGGCGGCCCTGTTGGAGAAACTACGCAGAGGCGATGCGGCGGCGTACCGCGAATTGGTGGACGCCTACTCGCCCCGCGTGTACCGGCTGGCCCTGGGCATGCTGGGCGACCCTGCCGAGGCCGAGGACGTGCTGCAGGAGACGTTCCTGAGCGTCTATCGCAACATCGGCGGTTTTCGCGGCGACTCGGGGCTGGGCACGTGGATTTACCGCATCGCGGCGAACGCCAGCCTGATGCGCCTGCGCCGCCACAGGGAGATCGCCTCGCTGGACGAGCCGATGGACGGCGGGGTCGAGCCGAAGATCGAGCCGTCGGGCGGGCTGTCATTGTCAGACCCCGAAGAGGCGGCCCTGAGCGCCGAAGTGCGCCAGGTGATGGCCCAGGCGATTGCGGCGCTGCCCGAGGCGTTGCGCATTGTGTTCCTGATGCGCGACGTGGAGGATATGCCGGCGGCGGAGGTGGCCGAGGCGCTGGGCCTCAGCGTCGCGGCGGTGAAGTCGCGGCTCCATCGCGCGCGAATGTTTCTGCGCGACCGCCTGCATCCGTACCTTGTCGCCGGTGAGGGAATGACATGA
- a CDS encoding metallophosphoesterase: MSEGLRRSAGRLAVSLLIMAAGLVLLVAWALAGAARPFPLRQDDGRFAFAVAADMRYYTGPGLYDTPQYFRGAAQAIAGLGVAFLVTPGDMDPVPDAFWTITSTLGTTPWYPVVGNHELPGQGREPTAGANLAWLNVYDYGPVNPGPTGCPTTTYSFDYANAHFIMLNEYCDAAGDHATDGDIPDHLYNWLAADLAATDRQHIFVLGHEPAYPLPDADNGRLRHADDSLNAHPANRDRFWALLRDHGVRTYICGHTHNFSAARIEGVWQVDAGHARGLGDAGAPSTFLVVYVDGGLVRFHAYRDDASGGAYALRHVGYLHPTERLYLPLAAQDR, from the coding sequence ATGAGCGAGGGACTACGCCGAAGCGCTGGACGGCTCGCCGTCAGCCTGCTGATTATGGCAGCAGGGCTTGTCCTCCTTGTCGCCTGGGCCTTGGCTGGCGCGGCGCGACCGTTCCCGCTGCGGCAGGATGACGGACGTTTCGCCTTTGCCGTGGCTGCCGACATGCGTTACTACACCGGCCCCGGCCTCTACGACACGCCGCAGTACTTCCGCGGCGCGGCCCAGGCCATTGCAGGCCTGGGCGTGGCCTTCCTCGTAACCCCGGGCGACATGGACCCTGTGCCGGATGCGTTCTGGACGATCACCAGCACCCTTGGGACCACACCCTGGTACCCCGTCGTTGGCAATCACGAACTCCCGGGGCAAGGGCGGGAACCCACCGCAGGGGCGAATCTGGCCTGGCTCAATGTTTACGACTATGGGCCGGTGAACCCTGGCCCTACCGGCTGCCCAACTACCACGTACTCGTTTGACTACGCCAATGCGCATTTCATCATGTTGAATGAATACTGCGACGCGGCGGGGGACCACGCCACAGATGGCGACATCCCTGACCACCTGTACAACTGGCTGGCGGCAGACCTGGCCGCCACCGACCGGCAGCATATCTTCGTCTTGGGCCACGAGCCTGCTTACCCGCTCCCCGACGCCGACAATGGCCGCCTGCGCCACGCCGACGACAGCCTGAACGCGCACCCCGCGAACCGCGACCGCTTCTGGGCGCTGCTCCGAGACCATGGCGTGCGGACCTACATCTGCGGCCACACCCACAACTTCAGCGCCGCGCGGATAGAAGGGGTGTGGCAGGTAGATGCAGGGCATGCCCGCGGACTGGGCGATGCCGGCGCGCCGAGCACGTTTCTCGTTGTCTATGTGGACGGCGGCCTCGTGCGGTTCCATGCCTATCGCGACGACGCCAGCGGTGGGGCCTACGCATTGCGACACGTGGGCTACCTGCACCCGACGGAGCGGCTGTACCTTCCGCTGGCGGCACAGGACAGGTAG